In the Drosophila gunungcola strain Sukarami unplaced genomic scaffold, Dgunungcola_SK_2 000001F, whole genome shotgun sequence genome, one interval contains:
- the LOC128262869 gene encoding LIM/homeobox protein Lhx3 isoform X4 — protein sequence MELLKLMMFKSDFLSNGKCDDRVPPINLSQLPEFLLSTIPKCGGCHELILDRFILKVLERTWHAKCLQCSECHGQLNDKCFARNGQLFCKEDFFKRYGTKCSACDMGIPPTQVVRRAQDNVYHLQCFLCAMCSRTLNTGDEFYLMEDRKLICKRDYEEAKAKGLYLDGSLDGDQPNKRPRTTITAKQLETLKTAYNNSPKPARHVREQLSQDTGLDMRVVQVWFQNRRAKEKRLKKDAGRTRWSQYFRSMKGNCSPRTDKFLDKDELKVDYDSFSHHDLSNDSYSTVNLGLDEGASPHSIRGSYMHGSSSPSQFPPSSRSPPPVGQGHTFGSYPDNIVYTNIDQAVGSSLHVNKSHHRLHSSNNVSDLSNDSSPDQGYPDFPPSPDSWLGDSGSTNNTSANNNANNNSSSNNNSGNNNNNSSSGGGSGSVSVSTAPNPSAPGVHY from the exons ATGGAACTTTTGAAACTAATGATGTTCAAAAGTGACTTTCTGTCCAATGGCAAATGTGATGATCGCGTACCGCCGATTAATTTGAGTCAATTGCCAGAGTTCTTACTAT CTACGATCCCGAAGTGCGGTGGCTGCCACGAGCTGATCCTGGACCGTTTTATCCTCAAGGTGCTGGAGCGGACGTGGCACGCCAAGTGCCTGCAGTGCAGCGAGTGCCATGGCCAGCTGAATGACAAGTGCTTCGCGAGGAACGGCCAGCTGTTCTGCAAGGAGGACTTCTTCAA ACGTTACGGTACAAAGTGTTCCGCTTGTGATATGGGCATACCGCCCACGCAGGTGGTGCGTCGTGCCCAGGACAACGTCTACCATCTGCAGTGCTTCCTGTGCGCCATGTGCTCCCGCACCCTGAACACGGGCGACGAGTTCTACCTGATGGAGGATCGCAAGCTCATCTGCAAGCGTGACTACGAGGAGGCCAAGGCCAAGG GCCTCTATTTGGATGGCTCCTTGGATGGCGATCAGCCGAATAAGAGGCCGCGCACCACGATCACCGCCAAGCAGCTGGAGACCCTGAAAACCGCCTACAACAACAGCCCCAAGCCCGCCCGACATGTACGTGAGCAGCTCTCGCAGGACACGGGCCTGGACATGCGGGTGGTGCAGGTCTGGTTCCAGAACAG GCGGGCCAAGGAGAAACGACTGAAAAAGGACGCGGGCCGCACGCGCTGGAGCCAATACTTCCGCTCAATGAAGGGCAACTGCTCGCCACGCACCGACAAATTCCTCGACAAGGATGAGCTGAAGGTCGACTACGACAGCTTCAGTCACCACG ATCTGAGCAACGACAGCTATAGCACCGTCAATTTGGGTCTGGATGAGGGCGCCTCGCCGCACAGCATCCGCGGCTCCTACATGCACGGCAGTTCGAGTCCGTCGCAATTTCCGCCGAGCAGTCGCTCCCCGCCGCCAGTTGGCCAGGGTCACACGTTCGGCTCCTATCCGGATAACATTGTCTACACCAATATAG ATCAAGCGGTGGGCTCTAGTTTGCATGTCAACAAGTCGCACCATCGCCTGCACAGTAGCAACAATGTGTCCGATCTGAGCAACGATTCTAGTCCCGATCAGGGATATCCCGATTTTCCGCCCAGTCCGGATTCCTGGCTGGGCGATTCGGGCAGCACCAACAACACCAGCGCCAATAACAATGCAAACAACAATAGtagtagcaacaacaacagcggtaacaacaacaacaacagtagcAGTGGCGGTGGAAGTGGCAGTGTGAGCGTCAGTACCGCCCCCAACCCTTCGGCGCCCGGCGTACATTACTGA
- the LOC128262869 gene encoding LIM/homeobox protein Lhx3 isoform X3: MELLKLMMFKSDFLSNGKCDDRVPPINLSQLPEFLLSTIPKCGGCHELILDRFILKVLERTWHAKCLQCSECHGQLNDKCFARNGQLFCKEDFFKSNRRYGTKCSACDMGIPPTQVVRRAQDNVYHLQCFLCAMCSRTLNTGDEFYLMEDRKLICKRDYEEAKAKGLYLDGSLDGDQPNKRPRTTITAKQLETLKTAYNNSPKPARHVREQLSQDTGLDMRVVQVWFQNRRAKEKRLKKDAGRTRWSQYFRSMKGNCSPRTDKFLDKDELKVDYDSFSHHDLSNDSYSTVNLGLDEGASPHSIRGSYMHGSSSPSQFPPSSRSPPPVGQGHTFGSYPDNIVYTNIDQAVGSSLHVNKSHHRLHSSNNVSDLSNDSSPDQGYPDFPPSPDSWLGDSGSTNNTSANNNANNNSSSNNNSGNNNNNSSSGGGSGSVSVSTAPNPSAPGVHY; the protein is encoded by the exons ATGGAACTTTTGAAACTAATGATGTTCAAAAGTGACTTTCTGTCCAATGGCAAATGTGATGATCGCGTACCGCCGATTAATTTGAGTCAATTGCCAGAGTTCTTACTAT CTACGATCCCGAAGTGCGGTGGCTGCCACGAGCTGATCCTGGACCGTTTTATCCTCAAGGTGCTGGAGCGGACGTGGCACGCCAAGTGCCTGCAGTGCAGCGAGTGCCATGGCCAGCTGAATGACAAGTGCTTCGCGAGGAACGGCCAGCTGTTCTGCAAGGAGGACTTCTTCAA GTCGAACAGACGTTACGGTACAAAGTGTTCCGCTTGTGATATGGGCATACCGCCCACGCAGGTGGTGCGTCGTGCCCAGGACAACGTCTACCATCTGCAGTGCTTCCTGTGCGCCATGTGCTCCCGCACCCTGAACACGGGCGACGAGTTCTACCTGATGGAGGATCGCAAGCTCATCTGCAAGCGTGACTACGAGGAGGCCAAGGCCAAGG GCCTCTATTTGGATGGCTCCTTGGATGGCGATCAGCCGAATAAGAGGCCGCGCACCACGATCACCGCCAAGCAGCTGGAGACCCTGAAAACCGCCTACAACAACAGCCCCAAGCCCGCCCGACATGTACGTGAGCAGCTCTCGCAGGACACGGGCCTGGACATGCGGGTGGTGCAGGTCTGGTTCCAGAACAG GCGGGCCAAGGAGAAACGACTGAAAAAGGACGCGGGCCGCACGCGCTGGAGCCAATACTTCCGCTCAATGAAGGGCAACTGCTCGCCACGCACCGACAAATTCCTCGACAAGGATGAGCTGAAGGTCGACTACGACAGCTTCAGTCACCACG ATCTGAGCAACGACAGCTATAGCACCGTCAATTTGGGTCTGGATGAGGGCGCCTCGCCGCACAGCATCCGCGGCTCCTACATGCACGGCAGTTCGAGTCCGTCGCAATTTCCGCCGAGCAGTCGCTCCCCGCCGCCAGTTGGCCAGGGTCACACGTTCGGCTCCTATCCGGATAACATTGTCTACACCAATATAG ATCAAGCGGTGGGCTCTAGTTTGCATGTCAACAAGTCGCACCATCGCCTGCACAGTAGCAACAATGTGTCCGATCTGAGCAACGATTCTAGTCCCGATCAGGGATATCCCGATTTTCCGCCCAGTCCGGATTCCTGGCTGGGCGATTCGGGCAGCACCAACAACACCAGCGCCAATAACAATGCAAACAACAATAGtagtagcaacaacaacagcggtaacaacaacaacaacagtagcAGTGGCGGTGGAAGTGGCAGTGTGAGCGTCAGTACCGCCCCCAACCCTTCGGCGCCCGGCGTACATTACTGA
- the LOC128262869 gene encoding LIM/homeobox protein Lhx3 isoform X6 — MATIPKCGGCHELILDRFILKVLERTWHAKCLQCSECHGQLNDKCFARNGQLFCKEDFFKSNRRYGTKCSACDMGIPPTQVVRRAQDNVYHLQCFLCAMCSRTLNTGDEFYLMEDRKLICKRDYEEAKAKGLYLDGSLDGDQPNKRPRTTITAKQLETLKTAYNNSPKPARHVREQLSQDTGLDMRVVQVWFQNRRAKEKRLKKDAGRTRWSQYFRSMKGNCSPRTDKFLDKDELKVDYDSFSHHDLSNDSYSTVNLGLDEGASPHSIRGSYMHGSSSPSQFPPSSRSPPPVGQGHTFGSYPDNIVYTNIDQAVGSSLHVNKSHHRLHSSNNVSDLSNDSSPDQGYPDFPPSPDSWLGDSGSTNNTSANNNANNNSSSNNNSGNNNNNSSSGGGSGSVSVSTAPNPSAPGVHY, encoded by the exons ATGG CTACGATCCCGAAGTGCGGTGGCTGCCACGAGCTGATCCTGGACCGTTTTATCCTCAAGGTGCTGGAGCGGACGTGGCACGCCAAGTGCCTGCAGTGCAGCGAGTGCCATGGCCAGCTGAATGACAAGTGCTTCGCGAGGAACGGCCAGCTGTTCTGCAAGGAGGACTTCTTCAA GTCGAACAGACGTTACGGTACAAAGTGTTCCGCTTGTGATATGGGCATACCGCCCACGCAGGTGGTGCGTCGTGCCCAGGACAACGTCTACCATCTGCAGTGCTTCCTGTGCGCCATGTGCTCCCGCACCCTGAACACGGGCGACGAGTTCTACCTGATGGAGGATCGCAAGCTCATCTGCAAGCGTGACTACGAGGAGGCCAAGGCCAAGG GCCTCTATTTGGATGGCTCCTTGGATGGCGATCAGCCGAATAAGAGGCCGCGCACCACGATCACCGCCAAGCAGCTGGAGACCCTGAAAACCGCCTACAACAACAGCCCCAAGCCCGCCCGACATGTACGTGAGCAGCTCTCGCAGGACACGGGCCTGGACATGCGGGTGGTGCAGGTCTGGTTCCAGAACAG GCGGGCCAAGGAGAAACGACTGAAAAAGGACGCGGGCCGCACGCGCTGGAGCCAATACTTCCGCTCAATGAAGGGCAACTGCTCGCCACGCACCGACAAATTCCTCGACAAGGATGAGCTGAAGGTCGACTACGACAGCTTCAGTCACCACG ATCTGAGCAACGACAGCTATAGCACCGTCAATTTGGGTCTGGATGAGGGCGCCTCGCCGCACAGCATCCGCGGCTCCTACATGCACGGCAGTTCGAGTCCGTCGCAATTTCCGCCGAGCAGTCGCTCCCCGCCGCCAGTTGGCCAGGGTCACACGTTCGGCTCCTATCCGGATAACATTGTCTACACCAATATAG ATCAAGCGGTGGGCTCTAGTTTGCATGTCAACAAGTCGCACCATCGCCTGCACAGTAGCAACAATGTGTCCGATCTGAGCAACGATTCTAGTCCCGATCAGGGATATCCCGATTTTCCGCCCAGTCCGGATTCCTGGCTGGGCGATTCGGGCAGCACCAACAACACCAGCGCCAATAACAATGCAAACAACAATAGtagtagcaacaacaacagcggtaacaacaacaacaacagtagcAGTGGCGGTGGAAGTGGCAGTGTGAGCGTCAGTACCGCCCCCAACCCTTCGGCGCCCGGCGTACATTACTGA
- the LOC128262869 gene encoding LIM/homeobox protein Lhx3 isoform X7 has translation MGIPPTQVVRRAQDNVYHLQCFLCAMCSRTLNTGDEFYLMEDRKLICKRDYEEAKAKGLYLDGSLDGDQPNKRPRTTITAKQLETLKTAYNNSPKPARHVREQLSQDTGLDMRVVQVWFQNRRAKEKRLKKDAGRTRWSQYFRSMKGNCSPRTDKFLDKDELKVDYDSFSHHDLSNDSYSTVNLGLDEGASPHSIRGSYMHGSSSPSQFPPSSRSPPPVGQGHTFGSYPDNIVYTNIDQAVGSSLHVNKSHHRLHSSNNVSDLSNDSSPDQGYPDFPPSPDSWLGDSGSTNNTSANNNANNNSSSNNNSGNNNNNSSSGGGSGSVSVSTAPNPSAPGVHY, from the exons ATGGGCATACCGCCCACGCAGGTGGTGCGTCGTGCCCAGGACAACGTCTACCATCTGCAGTGCTTCCTGTGCGCCATGTGCTCCCGCACCCTGAACACGGGCGACGAGTTCTACCTGATGGAGGATCGCAAGCTCATCTGCAAGCGTGACTACGAGGAGGCCAAGGCCAAGG GCCTCTATTTGGATGGCTCCTTGGATGGCGATCAGCCGAATAAGAGGCCGCGCACCACGATCACCGCCAAGCAGCTGGAGACCCTGAAAACCGCCTACAACAACAGCCCCAAGCCCGCCCGACATGTACGTGAGCAGCTCTCGCAGGACACGGGCCTGGACATGCGGGTGGTGCAGGTCTGGTTCCAGAACAG GCGGGCCAAGGAGAAACGACTGAAAAAGGACGCGGGCCGCACGCGCTGGAGCCAATACTTCCGCTCAATGAAGGGCAACTGCTCGCCACGCACCGACAAATTCCTCGACAAGGATGAGCTGAAGGTCGACTACGACAGCTTCAGTCACCACG ATCTGAGCAACGACAGCTATAGCACCGTCAATTTGGGTCTGGATGAGGGCGCCTCGCCGCACAGCATCCGCGGCTCCTACATGCACGGCAGTTCGAGTCCGTCGCAATTTCCGCCGAGCAGTCGCTCCCCGCCGCCAGTTGGCCAGGGTCACACGTTCGGCTCCTATCCGGATAACATTGTCTACACCAATATAG ATCAAGCGGTGGGCTCTAGTTTGCATGTCAACAAGTCGCACCATCGCCTGCACAGTAGCAACAATGTGTCCGATCTGAGCAACGATTCTAGTCCCGATCAGGGATATCCCGATTTTCCGCCCAGTCCGGATTCCTGGCTGGGCGATTCGGGCAGCACCAACAACACCAGCGCCAATAACAATGCAAACAACAATAGtagtagcaacaacaacagcggtaacaacaacaacaacagtagcAGTGGCGGTGGAAGTGGCAGTGTGAGCGTCAGTACCGCCCCCAACCCTTCGGCGCCCGGCGTACATTACTGA
- the LOC128263508 gene encoding LOW QUALITY PROTEIN: apoptosis-inducing factor 3 (The sequence of the model RefSeq protein was modified relative to this genomic sequence to represent the inferred CDS: inserted 4 bases in 3 codons) codes for MLSLPKEYEYSNPVAVCHKSDLQDHEMRQVILNGRTHILLVKQNDILRAVGGICPHRGVLLSKGILSRNRVRCPWHGACFNLETGDIENFPGLDSLPCHQVDVDSRGQVLVRVKRSDWVXHQRIKKMVRLNWRDQRCFVVVGGGPSGAVCVETLRQEGFTGRLILVCREKHLPYDRIEIMNSSNMTSNQLCLRDEKFYRHYDIEVCLGVSAEKLDTFRSTLRCSNDKILLYDNIYXATGYSAIRPDIPGVHLKNVKTIRDIDDXRSILEMVDKTTQVVCLGSSFMAVEAAANLVSKAGSVTLVARQNVPFKSTLGEVIGKRILQLLEANNVKLRMSSGISQILGNSHDEITEVELPDKSRIPCNLLILGTGCQCNTDFLRNSGVKVNPNGSVDVNDFLQTNIRNVYVGGDIANAHILGGVTERVKISHYGLAQYHGRIAALNMCGRIAKLEAIPFFYTVIFGKAFRSAGYGSYKDVIIDGSLVDLQFVAYFVNDGDVVTSVASCGRDPIVAQFAELISQHKGLCRCQISKFTNPESTTL; via the exons ATGCTTTCATTACCGAAAGAGTACGAGTACTCCAATCCGGTGGCCGTTTGCCATAAATCCGATTTGCAGGATCACGAGATGAGGCAGGTGATACTCAATGGGCGCACCCATATCCTCTTGGTCAAGCAGAACGACATCCTGCGAGCAGTGGGCGGCATTTGTCCCCATCGTGGGGTTTTATTGTCCAAGGGTATCTTGTCCAGAAATCGCGTTCGATGTCCTTGGCACGGGGCATGCTTTAACCTGGAAACTGGCGACATTGAGAACTTTCCTGGCCTTGATTCGCTGCCCTGTCACCAAGTGGACGTCGACTCCAGAGGTCAGGTGCTGGTGCGCGTTAAACGATCTGATTGGG AGCACCAGAGGATCAAGAAGATGGTAAGGCTTAACTGGCGGGACCAAAGATGCTTTGTGGTAGTGGGTGGCGGTCCTTCGGGGGCTGTCTGTGTGGAAACCCTGCGGCAGGAGGGCTTCACTGGACGCCTGATCCTCGTCTGCCGGGAGAAACATCTACCCTACGATCGGATAGAGATCATGAACTCCTCAAATATGACATCCAATCAGTTGTGTTTGCGGGACGAGAAGTTTTACAGGCACTACGACATAGAGGTTTGCCTGGGAGTCTCCGCTGAAAAACTAGATACATTTCGCAGCACTCTTCGTTGCAGCAATGACAAGATTTTACTTTATGACAATATCTA AGCAACTGGTTATTCAGCCATAAGGCCAGATATACCCGgagtgcacttaaaaaatgtaaaaactatTCGTGATATTGACG GCAGGAGCATACTCGAGATGGTGGATAAAACCACGCAAGTAGTGTGCCTGGGTTCCAGTTTCATGGCTGTGGAGGCTGCTGCCAATCTGGTTTCCAAGGCGGGCAGTGTTACCCTGGTAGCCCGACAAAATGTACCATTTAAAAGCACTTTGGGTGAGGTGATTGGAAAGCGTATACTACAACTCCTAGAGGCGAATAATGTAAAGCTACGAATGAGCAGTGGTATCTCCCAGATCCTAGGAAACTCCCACGATGAGATAACAGAAGTAGAACTTCCAGATAAGTCGCGAATTCCATGCAATTTACTTATTCTGGGCACTGGTTGCCAATGCAACACGGACTTTCTCCGAAATTCTGGTGTAAAAGTGAATCCCAATGGTTCGGTGGATGTCAATGACTTTCTGCAGACAAACATACGCAATGTTTATGTGGGTGGTGATATAGCCAACGCGCATATCTTAGGTGGAGTCACCGAACGTGTTAAAATAAGCCATTATGGATTGGCCCAATACCATGGACGGATTGCTGCACTGAACATGTGTGGTCGCATCGCTAAACTGGAGGCCATACCCTTTTTCTATACCGTGATCTTCGGAAAGGCCTTCCGCTCCGCCGGGTATGGATCCTACAAAGACGTCATCATCGACGGAAGCCTCGTGGATCTACAGTTCGTAGCCTATTTCGTGAACGATGGGGATGTGGTGACGTCAGTGGCCTCCTGTGGTCGGGATCCCATTGTGGCCCAGTTTGCCGAACTGATATCGCAGCACAAAGGACTTTGCCGGTGTCAGATTAGCAAATTTACGAATCCTGAAAGTACAACCTTATAA
- the LOC128262889 gene encoding uncharacterized protein LOC128262889, whose amino-acid sequence MCFNELENRSLLPDCNIANRVFLFTILKFFQEQDRRPEDVDVELRDRYNVFRQVLPNYPLPEHGNSQQEHLAALAMDSNSFGDSSSESGLDNDSS is encoded by the coding sequence ATGTGTTTCAATGAACTGGAGAATCGCAGTTTGCTGCCAGACTGCAACATTGCGAACCGCGTGTTCCTGTTTACGATCCTAAAGTTTTTCCAGGAGCAGGATCGTCGTCCGGAGGATGTGGATGTCGAGCTGCGGGATCGCTACAATGTATTCCGCCAGGTGCTGCCCAATTACCCGCTGCCCGAACACGGAAACTCCCAGCAAGAGCACTTAGCCGCACTCGCCATGGACTCGAACTCCTTTGGCGATTCATCCAGCGAATCTGGCCTGGACAATGATTCCAGCTAG
- the LOC128262882 gene encoding chymotrypsin-like protease CTRL-1, with product MQVFSIFCLVLQLLATVRTESGEFEKLLVPESYAKRQANNETTSHSVAARSYYDVGQSAGQTACSVGTECTPLHDCTALIYEVARSCYYGDKSLYCGGASEELPYVCCPSSPLEKNQVCGKSLVQGHFYKGLGSYPFVARIGFKHVNTGAFAYPCAGAVIARRVILTAAHCALAKADGHRLSSVRVGEYDTSSDPDCANTGFCAPRSVNHAISHVIVHPDYKQGQYHHDIALLVLKTPLNYSVATQPICLQKTRANLVVGKRATIAGWGKMSTSSIRQPEMAHLDVPLTSWDLCLRNYGSTGALESPNSIEGQWMCAGGEGKDVCQGFGGAPLFVQENGIFSQIGIMSFGSDNCGGLRIPSVYTSVAHFSEWIHDNTPPE from the exons ATGCAAGTGTTTTCTATATTTTGCCTAGTTTTGCAACTTTTGGCAACCGTTCGAACGGAGTCGGGGGAATTTG AGAAACTGCTGGTTCCCGAGAGCTATGCAAAACGGCAAGCAAACAATGAGACGACAAGCCACTCGGTGGCCGCTCGCTCCTACTACGATGTGGGCCAATCCGCTGGACAGACAGCCTGCTCAGTGGGCACTGAGTGCACGCCGCTGCACGACTGCACTGCCCTGATTTACGAGGTGGCCCGGAGTTGCTACTACGGCGACAAGTCGCTCTACTGCGGCGGAGCCAGCGAGGAGCTGCCCTACGTCTGCTGCCCCAGCAGTCCGCTGGAGAAGAATCAGGTCTGCGGCAAATCTTTGGTCCAGGGACATTTCTACAAAGGACTGGGCTCCTATCCGTTTGTGGCACGCATCGGTTTCAAGC ATGTTAATACGGGTGCCTTTGCCTATCCGTGTGCCGGGGCGGTGATCGCCCGCCGGGTCATCCTCACGGCGGCCCACTGTGCTTTGGCCAAGGCCGACGGACACCGACT GTCATCGGTGCGTGTGGGCGAGTACGACACCTCCAGCGATCCGGACTGCGCCAACACCGGATTCTGTGCCCCGCGGTCCGTCAACCACGCCATCAGCCATGTGATCGTGCATCCCGACTACAAACAGGGCCAGTACCACCATGATATTGCTCTGCTGGTGCTGAAAACGCCACTAAACTATTCGG TGGCTACACAACCCATCTGCCTGCAGAAGACACGCGCCAACCTGGTGGTGGGAAAGCGAGCCACCATCGCCGGATGGGGCAAGATGTCCACGTCGAGTATCCGGCAGCCGGAGATGGCGCATCTGGACGTTCCGCTGACCAGCTGGGACCTGTGTCTGCGCAACTACGGCTCCACGGGCGCGTTGGAGTCCCCGAACTCCATCGAGGGCCAATGGATGTGCGCCGGCGGCGAGGGCAAGGACGTCTGTCAGGGATTCGGTGGAGCGCCGCTTTTTGTACAGGAAAACGGCATATTTTCACAG ATTGGCATTATGTCCTTCGGATCGGATAACTGTGGTGGCCTTCGCATTCCGAGTGTCTACACCTCCGTGGCCCACTTTTCTGAGTGGATACACGACAACACGCCGCCGGAGTAG